GTCAAGGGCAAGGTGGCTGTAGCAGCAGGGGGTGTGCTGATAGCCACAGGGGTCCTCTGTTTGATTCCTACTTCTTGGGCAGCCGGAGTGGTGGTGAGGAAGTTCTACAGCGCTTCCATAGATGCTCAGCGGCGGGAGATCGGAGCCTGTCTGTATATTGGCTGGGGAGCTTCCATCCTGCTTATTCTGGGAGGGGGTTTGTTCATCAGCTCAGCGTGCCCCATCAAAGCCCATGACGTGGACAAGAGCCCCTCCGTCCGCTACCTGGTGGTCCGTTCCTCCAACGGGTCGACCCAGCCGGGGTCTCATCACAGCAGGGTACCATCGGGAAAGTCTCAGCCCATCGGAGCGACTACGAGGCCTCAGCAGTACACGAGGCCTCCGTGGGAGGATGAGCCAGATCAGGGCTCAAGACAACAGTCAGAAAGATCATGGGCACCATCAACAAAGTCACAAATGAAGAGACCGGAGTCGATAAAATCTGAACACAGTGAGGCTCCGTCCACAAAGTCTCAGCTGAAACGAGTAGAGATGGAAGAGACTTTATCAGTCAAGAGTGAAAATGAGGATGCATCTTCAAACCCAGCAAGGACATACCTATAAGATGACCACATTCTTATTAATATGCTCTTATGTTTACACACATAATACAGTTTACTATAACTAATAGTTATTTAGAAGTAGTAGtttgctgattttgtgtttgtttatttacatgaaGTAGTTCAAGAGTTCAGAATTTTATTTAGCTATAACTATACTTTGtaaagtttagtttttaaagGACAGAAGGAAAAAGTTCTGGACTACTTTCATCaacatgaaggaaaaacacagcTTTAATAGGCTGCATGTGAAAGACTGACCACCAAGTAAATCAAGTGaagtgtgtcttgtttttcaaaatgttttactaAACAttgctgaaaacacattttgacatgTCAGGGTGAAACATCACACTGGTATCACCTTTTTCTATCTCTGTTTAAATGCCCTAAATGAAGATAGGTCAGTCTGCATTTAGACTATTTAGGATTTTGTTTATGTTGGACATATGACAACAACATGCAACATGAGCAAAGAAGTGGCTACACAATTGTgcttcattttagttttttttttaaatgatagcattacattttttaatatgaCCATTTGCTGATTTCATGAATTTGTATCTATGAAAAAGTCCACTTCTTGCATATAAaaagcttttgttgttttgtcatattCAACAGGGTTTCCTGTAAAGACTATACTCTTTGTCACAACTGTGAAATatcaatgcatttttattcatttgcacAGATCACTGAATTCTCAATAAATAACTGTAATTTAACCATGCAAGTTACAGCATCTTTCCACTTATCTAAATgcaatgaaaatgcaaaaaaaaaagaggctttgAGAATCCCCCTGGACTTTCAGTCCTGTTTGTGCTGTTAAAATCCACAGGACTAACTGGTTTGACAGAGAGTGTGATTACAAAGGGGGTGTGAGTGCTAGAGGAGGAAgcattgtgtgtttgtagaggaTTCCAACATTTAGTTTCAGTGAATCATGTGGATGAAACATGTTACTTGTTTTCCTTCACAAGATGTGTTGTATCATCAATATCGATTCATAACACAATGCTGTCAGTCGTCCAAAATGCAGAATACAAAAGCTTTATTGTAATGAAGACTCTCTATTCTGTTGTTAGGGACAGGTATAtgaacatttaaacaaaacaacaatgaaaagacattttaagtACTAAATACCctgagaaaaacagacaacaaataGCAAAAATCTGTTaatagagcaaaaataaaactatgaaGTGAGgcgaacatccatccatccattctctatacaccggtttatcctcactagggttcacggggggtgctggagtctatctcagctgactcgggcgaaggcaggggacaccctggacaggtcgccagtctgtcacagggctgcagacaaacaatcacactcacattcacacctacgggcaatttagagtaaccaattaacctcagcatgtctttggactgtgggaggaagccggagaacccggggaaaacccacgcatgcacagggagaacatgcaaactccatgcaggaagatcccaggccccggccgggatttgaaccgaggatcttcttgctgcaaggtgaaagtgctaccCACTaacacactgtgcagccctgaggCGAACatattaatgttttaaaaaaaatgcttttactaCTCGACTGAAACTGAAGAAATCAGTGACTGTAAAGCAGTTACTGATATTATTACAAGATGCACTATAAGGTCTATATTACTTTTTTTACATTCACTTTTAGGGAGGTTAAAATCATCTCTGAAGTGACAAATATATTGAATTTGTACacttccacagttttttttatggcTGCACCGTTTTATCAAACACAAATATTCACGTTGCATCATTTTATACACATTTTCTATCAAATTGTCCCTGGCGTGTTTGTTATTTGGTGCATGTAGATCTATAAGAAGgatttgtggatttttaaaCTATGTTTGGCTGCAGACCTTCATCCTGTAGGTATTTATGCTCCTATCAGGGCTcatgctgatgaaacactgacATCTCGTGGTCAGTGCTGCATGTCAACACCTCACCTTTGGCTCACTAAAATACACTGGATTGTGACAAAATTGTATGAAATAGCAGCTCATGTTAGAAAACATTTCCAGAAATATGCAAACAGTATATTGAACAAACAGTAACTGAGCAACAGTTTTAACTATTTAAGTCTCTACTAACAATCCATTATATGTATtacacacacagttttataCCAGCAGATGTTttaattgggggaaaaaattattacattttacattaaaacattttgtttgcAAAATATATAGCAAgacattgtaaaaaaacaaacaaacactggcATTGTAAGTTTGCATTGATAGCACCATCATACTTTGATTTTGGAGACTTGAGCACTTGAGCATTTTTCTTCCAAGTCTGTAGATTATGGTGCAACATAAAGCTTCTTATAGATACTGTGCAAATCTTATGACAGCTCTTTGGAATTACTATGAACATGCCATCAATTAAAAATAGATTAGATTTCTTGTTTCCAAGCCAAACAAGAACAACTTAATTTGGAAAAAGTAATATTTTGCTTGCTTTGTGAATATTGTTCATTAATTGTGCGATTTTTTTCtgctaaaatatttatttgtcGATTCAACTTTCAGCTAatagtttccattttttttatagatCACAAATAGTTCAGCAAGCAATTTCAGGTCTGTATTGATACTATCACTTCACAGTTTTAGCtgtttatatataaatttagGCATTCATTTCAACCATTCATTCACCTTTTCCACtattacttttcatttttagcatttatgTAGGTAAGTACCCCAGAAGTACCCTTTATGGTACTTATCCCTTGTTGAGGATCGCTGATTTAGACGACATTGCTAGATAATGTGATATTTCTATTTTTCCCAATATAATGAGTTGCTTCTTACTTGTTTTTCCAATACTAGACCAactaaaatatgttgtgtcatCTGTGCTGCTGTGATTCTTGAATACTTGGCCACTGCTCCTAAGGCCACATCCAGAGTAACAGCTGCTGCTCGGTCACCGGTAAAATGGATGCAGACACTGCTCGCTGCTTGAATTGGTGCACTGGAGTCCAGGACAGCCACATCCTAAACAGACACCAAACCTCTTGACCTTGCAATGAATGAAAGGCCTCATTGGTAAGTAAACTGAGGAATCAGTATAGTAACTTTATCTCAGAATAATTACGATTTTTAAGTAACAAATATACAacaataaacatattttaatgtaCAAAGGGTTGTAATACAATGACCATTTACTCCATCTCTCTCTACAAACCCCTAATCCtatttgtgtgcttgttttcagCAGGGTTGGTGAAATCGTTCACTTCAGCACAGATAAGAGTATGACACGACAGCTAAtgatatcatttttattttaggcAGTAATTGTGTCCTGTAAAAGGTGTCAGATAAGGAAAACTCATACATTTGTGTTCTTGAGGGATTGTAGAGgggaaatattttgtctttaaatctGGAGGGCTCACAGTAGTGTAACCACATGCACTACACAAGTACTGCACCATAGAAAGGACGGGTGAAATATGACACTTTTTGCTTTATGTTTTAACTTACAAGatatggtttattttttaaacactggCTAAATTACCCCTCTCAACAAAGCACATTAAAGTAGCATTTATatgtaatatataaatatgaagtatctcaaaaaatgtaatataacaTTGAGCACTGATTTTACCAATAGTTCTGTACTTTACTTAATGTGAGGCAGTCACGTGGACACTTTTAAATTGTTCAGCATATACTTTAACTTACTCTTTACTAAAGATTTAGCTCCTTATTTTGTACTCAACACCTTGACTGGAGTTTAAGCTAAAATAACTCTGTAGATCTGCTCCTTGAAGGACCTCAATTTGAGTCTAAATGTATACATGTAAGCCATTCAAAATAGCTTAAAAAATTACATTACCTGATCATGGTTCTCTTCCCAAGCTTGATATAAAACAATATTATCACTAAACGTAACTGATGCAACCATGTCTTTCTCTGCATTATTTCTGTCTGATGAGATAAGAGAATAAAACTCACAAGTGTAAATTctgcacagaaaaataaaagttccCACACAACTGGGAAATGGCAATTATTTAGGTCCTGAGAAGTAAGTCATATCCCTGAAGTTATTatagataataaaaaaacactcctgggatggaagtcaaaagatgaaaataagacaaaagaaaacaactccTCTCCAAACCGATAGTTTCTcacagttaaaaacagaaaaccctGTGTTTTGACTTCTGCATAATAAACATCCACTATTAATTATTcttctcttaattttttatcaGGATTTAATTATTTGCATTGTcttaacacacacacttctgtttCTCACTTAGCCACAAATGTTTTTACTTTAGCCTCATGCTTAGACTCATGTGTGACCAAACATCAGCTACTCTCATCACTGCCACTGGTTGTATATGCAATAAATTTCCTCCAAGAGTGGCACAGCGTTATCTTGAGACCACCAGAGGTCTAATCAGGGTGTCCTCTAGTGTTGGCCCAAAATTAACATTCTCTACTAGTACTTTGTTTAGTTTAGAGTTTGATACATTTGGAGTCTGAACTGGTCCATCCTGCCTCCAAGAATTAGCCATTATATATACAGAGACTATTTACACAGAGAGAACCGTACTTTGATGAATGTTTTTTCTCCCTCATCAACATTACTCTTATCTGCTGGTTTGACCTTCATAAAAAGTTATAAACTTCCATCCTGTATATTCCAAGAGGTAAAGGCTGATGTTAGCTGTTGTAGATTAAAAACATCCATCCGTCATCTTTACACCACTTAGTATTCTGTAGAGTCACAGGGAGGCTGGAgtgtatcccagctgacagggtgaaggcagggttcaCTCTGGACAAGTtgccagtctatcgcagggacAATTTATAATCACCAGTCAACCTCAgtctgttttaatttatttatttgacctTTGTTTTACCgggtaaaaatgtttaagaatcAGTTCTCATTTGCAAACATGACCTGGCCCAGAGGTACCAGCAAATACACATgtaaaccacagacacaaattgACATATAAACATAACAAAGAACAACACTAAACAAGTAAGAAGCATGTGCATGAAgtgtagaaagtgtgtgtgtgtgtgtgtgtgtgtgtgtgtgtgtgtgtgtgtgtgtgtgtgtgtgtgtgtgtgtgtgtgtgtgtgtatatatatataagtatgCATGTAAGTAAAGTCAGAAGTGATCAGCAGGAGCATCAGTCAACTACATTCTGCTGGAGTTTAAGCTTGAAGGTGGAGAGTGGAGTCAAAGTTGCAAGTTTGAGGGTGTTTTGTAAAGAGTTTCGTCATTAGCTGCTGATTAGTACCGGGGCTGATGAGATTGATGTATTCACTAGTGTGATGTGGATTATGGGTGGGGTGAAGAAGAGAGAACAGGTAGGGAGGTGTCTTgtctagaatagaatagaatagaatagaatagaatagaatagaatagaatagaatagaaaagaatagaatagctttattgtcatcaaacaaaatgaaaccagtGGTGTAAAGATCACAGTGGTGAATGTGGAAGGGTGTGTTCGGGTGTGTGATAAAGAGTGTCCAGTGAGcctatttttggactgtgggaggaaatatCCGGTGAGAACAGGCAggcacaggagaacatggaacAGGAAACAAATCCTCTAGCTGTGAGATAGCAGTGCCAACTACTGATCCCCCATGCTGCCCCAGGTTAAAAACAGCCTTTTTAAAACTTGGGAGTTGTTTTTATTCCCTATTTGTCTGGCTGAAATAGGAAATCAATGTGGGCATTGTCAAAGACATGAAAGAAGCTGCACATTTTGCCACTGGAGGATCTGTGTAGTCACTCCTGGAGGTGCAGGACACACATCTGGGAAAACTCTTTGAACGCACATTAGAAATGTAAGAATCTGACAATGTGACGCCTGACttagacataaaacaaaaattgaTCAGGTTGCATTTTCTGCACCAGCAAGTTTTGTTAGTTAAACTGCTAAACTGCTGATCTGGCTTTTGGATCCTGGAGAAACACTCTCTCgttatgatgacaataaagcttcatttgatttgatttgatttaacaacaaaataattacattctGTAGAACCTTTCAAAACTGCAGTTATATGTTGCtttacaaaaaagcaacaataaagcacaaacaaaaagacaattGAAAATTAAACAGGACATTATAAAATATTATCCAAATGCTAATCTCTCCAGGCAGCTTTTTAAACAAAGGCACTGAGTAAGCTGCTCtgagtaaaaatgaacaaagcacaaaatcaaatacactatattgccaaaagtatcaCCCATctaaataatcagaatcaggtgttccaatcacttctatggccacaggtgtatacaATCAAGCACCTGGGCATgaagactgcttttacaaacatttgtgaaagaattaATGGAttgctctcaggagctcagtgaattccagcgtggaactgtgataggataccacctgtgcaacaaatccagtcgtgacatttcttcgctcctaaatattccacagtcagctgtattataagaaagtggaagtgtgtaggaaccacagactgtatataaagatggacgtagcatctggctccaaaattgaagcctacccggaagtgtcaaaaacttgtaatatcacgccgtccgctagggttggctccaaaaagcttttgctccatagaccccaattcatttttggaaaaaataaaatttgacagactgattttctacagctcaggatttttttcctgttagttttcatggtcaaaatgagagatcaggtggccgatcttaaaataaatcaatactgaattttaaataaatcattaaagttggcagaaccagggggcgtggctatacttgattgacagtcccattgactggtcctgcccctagttgctctccagtccagcctgtttgatgacgctttttacgtcactggctccaaaaaatccaaaatggcgaccttgaagtagcaaaatccgggcttcattttctcggcgttgaaaccaacgggtgatgtcacaGTTAGTTCACACCgggtgggaacgacagcaactcagccaccaagtggtcggccacaTAAACTGATGGAGCAGggtgccaagaggtggccaactttctgcagaatcaatcactacagaccttcaaacttcatgtggccttcagattagctcaagaacagtgcttcaggagagagcttcatggaatgggtttccatggccgagcagctgcatccaagccatctggcaatctgatggaccagtctgagtttggcggttgccaggagaatgATACTTGtcagactgcattgtgccaagtgtaaagtttggtggaggggagATTATGGTGTGGCCTTGTTTTTTAGGAGCTGGGCTCGGCCCCTTAGTTCCATTGAagggaactctgaatgcttcagcataccaagacattttgaacaatccatgctcccaactttgtgggaacagtttggagctggccccttccccTTCCAaaatgactgtgcaccagtgcacaaagcaaggcccataaagacatggatgacagagtctggtgtggatgaacttgactggcctgcacagagtcctgacctcaacctgaCAGAAcgcctttgggatgaattagagtggagactgagagccaggccttctcgtccatcatcagtgtgtgacctcacaaatgagcttctggaagaatggtcaaaaattcccatcaacacactcctaaaccttgtggacagccttcccagaagagttgatgctgttctagctgcaaagggtggaccaacgtcatattgaaccctatggattaagAATGGGATGTTGCTTACCTTCATATgggagtcaaggcaggtgagcgaatacttttagCAATATAGTGTATGTTGAATGGTGATATCATaactttaaacttttttttttaaagagtctAAGGTAAAGTTCCTATCTATGTAAAGACTTTAAAGTCCACAGGGATGAAATGATTATTAGTTTTCAACTAGCCTTTCTGAACACCAATATCAATGCACTAAAGTCACACAGTTATCTGTCATTTATTACAAGGTGCTCATATCTATACATGCATGTTCTATGAAGAAGAGTTCACTGAATACCCACAAGATACTGCTCATCTGTAGAGgaacaatcacattttttgcagaCCAGTTTTATTGCAACATGTACATGTATGCTGTTATATCCAAATCTGAAACAATTCGACATTTCATATATTAAATTTACATGATCTGTGAATGCAGTTTCACATCTTTGGTCCAGTATGAGACTGACAATGTAATAATAGCACCTTGCTGTCATGTCAGATCATTCCACACTGTTCTGCGCTGCGTTATACCTGTTGTTTCATATAGAGGTACACAGCACCAGATATGTAGCCATCCTCGTGTTCTGACACGGCTTTCTCCCAGTCTTTCACCTGAGTGACCTCTACACAAGTCCAGAGCccttcttcctccatctgcttTAGCTCAGAGTCAAGGGCGGCTTTGTACTCCAGGTTGTCACGGTTAGTTCTGGTTGTCATGCAAATGTAGCCACCTAGTGGAAAGAGGTGACAGTGCAGTGGAGCTGAAGATACTGATTTACAACTGGCTGCACAGTTGCTCGGTGATTAGCACCGTCACactgcagctagaagatccctggtttgtccCGGCCTgggctctttctgcatggactttacatgttctccctgtgcatgggtgggttttctccagcttcctcccacagtccaaaaacatgctgaggttaactggtaattctaTTAAGTGATGTACAGATAATGTATGGATGGGTAATTTACAAAACTGAAGTGGAAACATCAAGAAAAAGTCATATTCTCACCTGGTTTGGTGGACTTGCACAGGTCTCTGACCACACAAACAGGAACCTGACCAACACTCAGTGCTCCAACAATCACAACCACATCAAATGCATTTTCTGGAATAaatgaagaggagagagagaaaatgagattATCATAGATTTAAAAGCAGAGCCCACAACTGCTGCCACTAATGCCAATTATGCTAGAGATCAATAATACTTAATAGCTATAATATCTGAAGTTTTTCTAAATAAGATTACAACATTGATCTCAGACAAATATGCAGgatcaacataaaaacaaccatAGCTTTAAGCAGTGACTTATATGTAATTATAACATTAATAAGTCTGTCCCAGTCTCAAGCAGTGACAAActaaagtcacacaaaaacagaataaaatcacCTTGCCTGAGGTTCACAGACTGATCAATGGTCCAGGTGAATTCATAAAGACTTAATTACCCCACTGGACAGGCAGCGGCTCCTCTCCCAGCAGGAACTGCTTCAAGTCCTGGTACAAGCCGCTCTCTCTGGCCACCTCCAACATCGCCTCGCTTCCATCAATACCCACAAAATGGCCAAATCCATGATTCTTCAGCTGTGCAACAATAACACATACACTTCTTCATCAGTCTAATTGACAGTGGCAGGGTCAGTGCTGCTCAAAATCACAGGacacagaaatgaaaagaaatcacatcATAATAAAACAAACCAGATCAACAAGGGAATTCCACTTTATAGATTCACTGtgacaagaattttttttttttttcaaaatatttagtTTCTCGAAGCAGGAATCttttctttatctgtttttaccTGTCTGGCCACCAGTCCTGTACCACAGGCCACATCTAGTAGGACAGCTGCTTCACGATCACCACGGAAATGAGACGAGATACTGTTTGCTGCCAGACGTGGTGCACGGTAGTCCAGAACAGCCACATCCTATTTAAAAGATGTGTTAGGAAAGAACAGAGGCTTTTACACCAGAATAAGGAGGCGAACTGAGCATATTTTTTGACTACGTGTATATATACTgtgtatacatgtgtgtgtataaatgtgtCTTCAGATGATTACTAGAGAACTGAAGTGTGCACTGAACTTTGGCTAAATGTAGATAAAACAGAAGGTATTTGTAATTTTATAAaattagacagacacagagcAACATTCTGATATACGTATATTGGACTGCAGTATTGTCTTAGTATATGTCTGCATACTACTGTTACAGCACCTCCTTTTTTCATGCCATGAAACCTCCGTTATCTTACCTGATCATAGTTCTCTGCCCAGGAGTTGTAGAAGTCAACCTTTTCTTTTGATGTGGTGCCTTTATGAGCTGATAAGATAACcgctttcacattttcaaacgcGTTAGGGACAGCCGACATTGTACAAATCTGTTCAACGGAATCACAGACAACAAACAGGAGGTAAGCAGTATCAATAAGAACAGATCATTCAGTATAAATTGTGTATGAAAATTAAAGACATCTTATGGCCCTTCATATTCTAACGAGCAGATTTACATATATTTcagttttgatttgattttacaGCAAAATATTTAGCCAAATCGAAATTACAATCTGATCAATACCTAATAAATTCTAAGAAACCAACTAataattttcaattttatttaaattttataaaCCATTACAGGGTTGCAACTAACAAATATTTCCCCATGTATTAATCGGTGCATTACTTTTATGTACATTatcaataacaacaaaacaaccaattcAAATTAACATTTGAGAAGCTAAAGGCAGCAGGTGTCTGACATTTTTCcgtcaaaacataaaaaaaaatgtaaacagttgcagattcattttctttcagttgATTACAGTAATTCGTTGAGCAGCTAATTTTAAGTGGAAATCTGACCAAAGCCCAATCAATTCTGGGAAACTAACAGTTCCTTGTATTGTATATTAATCTGCAGTGTACTGTCATAGAATCTGTcgtcaacaacaaaaagacagctgactaatttattcattcaacctttatttaaactCAGAATTCATTGACGTATGTGACGGGCTCATTTACAATGCAGCTGAGTAAGACAGTAGAAATTACACACATTTTATAAATCTAACtaataataaaacacattaaactgagtaaaaataaaaacattaactagagcatgaaaataaaaaagcattaGAAACCTGAACTGCTATAAGGATAAAAATGAGTCCAGCTTTAGATTGCTCTGCATGGCACTCCAGGCTTACCTTctaaaacaacctgaaaaatgTGAGAACTACTGCAATGTAAATTACCATTAAGCTCAGTTGTGTAGTGCTAGTAAATGACATCAGACAATAATGACAATGTGACAATAAATTAGCATGCAGAGAGTCAGTGTTACCAACAATAGCCTCACGAGTGGCTTGTTTTTCAAGCAGCCTCTTCTACCCGTCCTCCCAGGCCACTCAATCAGTACGTAAACGAGTAATCTATCAAGAGTTGTTGCAGCAAACTGGACCAGGAAGAAGTAGGATTACAAGTCAGCTATTCCCTCAGTAGAGACTGGCAGTGAAGAAGCGTTCATGGCACTTTCGGCTTTTTCCTTCGCCTCGAAACAGTTTTTTGACTTCGCACTTGCTTTAACGTTTTGATGCCCTTCTACACTTTTAAAATAACCAGCAGCCACAGAGATAGTTTATGCCCCGGAGACAGTGCTGTTGCGTTCATCTCCACTATACTCTCAGTGTGAAAAGACATTATATAATATTTCCGACAACCAGTAAAGCCGGCATTCCACCGTTTGGATTCCCCCGTACATGCGCAGTACAGTCACTCCGAGCTGCTGTTCGTGTTCCCACCTGTAGAGCGTTTGGGAGTCAAAACAAAAGTCTGGAAAGTCGTCCTGGTCCTTAACAGCAAGCTAACTAGCCAAAACACGTAGCAGCCGAAAGCGATATCAAAGTTGCTTCCAAGTTGTTATCTGAGGCCACTCTAACATTGACAAGTCGTTTGGTTCGATGCGTTTAATCATGGAGGTCTCCCAAAAGTTCTTGTTTTGGGCCGTTTTCGTGGCATAGCTGGAAAGCTAACGCTGGTTAGCAGTAtaggttagcttagcattgGTCTTCTCAACACAAAAACTCATCTTCTTTTTAGCCTTGTTGGACGGCAGAAGTTTGTGACTTTTCTCCCTGGTAATGGGCCTACTTTATATTGGAAATGCATGTtgtctttgaaagaaaagttaCCGTTTTTCTATAAACTGGCCAGGAAAGCTACTTTCTTATCGCTAAGTAGCTCAGAAACAGGACCCTTATGTGCACTTCTGGCCAATTGCTTAAAACTGTATATTGCGTTTAAATGAACCATTTAAATATCTATGTATGTACATCTTatcactttaaaaatgtgatattttgccCTGAGAGCAGTTCTGTTCTTTCCCCACAGGTTTCTTTGACAGAAACTCCTCATAATGTCTATCCTAGGATTAAAGAAGAAACAGCCAAAGACTTTCAAAGTCAAAGTTATCACTATGGATGCTGAAATGGAGTTCAGCTGTGAGGTATGGATTTATTTAGACAACCCTTGAGCTTTAAAGAATGCTTTATCTGGATGGAGAACTGTATAACTTTCAAATCCAGGTCAATGTGTACAGTTGTATTGTGTATGTATGCATTTGTTTGTACACAACAGAAGTGGGTACAACtttgtgcaatatcacttaaatgccAAACAATTCAAACTTGCATTAAATTACAGTAGATGCTGTACTTGGTAGTCAAACAGCAGGCCATTTATTcttgtgtaaaataaataatttgctgGTTAAACTtgctatatttaaaatacaaGCCCTGTAGCAGCAAATTCTATACAACAAAGGTCAGTACATGTTTCATTCCTGAGGTTCAAGTCTTTAATTTTTTCAGTGCCTCAGATGTCCACCTAACATCTTAATAACAGACTTTTTcctgttctgtttttactgtgaatCCATGATGCAGGcttgcagacagacacagcagATATGTCCAAAATTCAGAAAGTTCTGATTTTAacagtgaattttttttaaccttggtCATGCCCATTTTCTAATTTAA
This genomic stretch from Acanthochromis polyacanthus isolate Apoly-LR-REF ecotype Palm Island chromosome 17, KAUST_Apoly_ChrSc, whole genome shotgun sequence harbors:
- the mettl27 gene encoding methyltransferase-like protein 27 isoform X4, with translation MSAVPNAFENVKAVILSAHKGTTSKEKVDFYNSWAENYDQDVAVLDYRAPRLAANSISSHFRGDREAAVLLDVACGTGLVARQLKNHGFGHFVGIDGSEAMLEVARESGLYQDLKQFLLGEEPLPVQWENAFDVVVIVGALSVGQVPVCVVRDLCKSTKPGQEVWCLFRMWLSWTPVHQFKQRAVSASILPVTEQQLLLWMWP
- the mettl27 gene encoding methyltransferase-like protein 27 isoform X1 — encoded protein: MSAVPNAFENVKAVILSAHKGTTSKEKVDFYNSWAENYDQDVAVLDYRAPRLAANSISSHFRGDREAAVLLDVACGTGLVARQLKNHGFGHFVGIDGSEAMLEVARESGLYQDLKQFLLGEEPLPVQWENAFDVVVIVGALSVGQVPVCVVRDLCKSTKPGGYICMTTRTNRDNLEYKAALDSELKQMEEEGLWTCVEVTQVKDWEKAVSEHEDGYISGAVYLYMKQQV
- the mettl27 gene encoding methyltransferase-like protein 27 isoform X3, which gives rise to MSAVPNAFENVKAVILSAHKGTTSKEKVDFYNSWAENYDQDVAVLDYRAPRLAANSISSHFRGDREAAVLLDVACGTGLVARQLKNHGFGHFVGIDGSEAMLEVARESGLYQDLKQFLLGEEPLPVQWENAFDVVVIVGALSVGQVPVCVVRDLCKSTKPDKTPPYLFSLLHPTHNPHHTSEYINLISPGTNQQLMTKLFTKHPQTCNFDSTLHLQA
- the mettl27 gene encoding methyltransferase-like protein 27 isoform X2, whose translation is MSAVPNAFENVKAVILSAHKGTTSKEKVDFYNSWAENYDQDVAVLDYRAPRLAANSISSHFRGDREAAVLLDVACGTGLVARQLKNHGFGHFVGIDGSEAMLEVARESGLYQDLKQFLLGEEPLPVQWENAFDVVVIVGALSVGQVPVCVVRDLCKSTKPELPVNLSMFLDCGRKLEKTHPCTGRTCKVHAERAQAGTNQGSSSCSVTVLITEQLCSQL